A stretch of the Actinotalea sp. JY-7876 genome encodes the following:
- a CDS encoding exodeoxyribonuclease VII small subunit: protein MPQTPSRPVGDLTYEQARDELVQVVARLEAGGETLEGSLELWERGEALAARCQEWLDGARARLDAAREPGTTSTGTTAPGTAGPATTAPEDEDAS from the coding sequence GTGCCGCAGACCCCCTCCCGCCCGGTGGGCGACCTCACGTACGAGCAGGCCCGCGACGAGCTCGTGCAGGTGGTCGCGCGGCTCGAGGCGGGAGGCGAGACGCTCGAGGGGTCGCTCGAGCTGTGGGAACGCGGCGAGGCCCTCGCCGCACGCTGTCAGGAGTGGCTCGACGGAGCGCGCGCCCGGCTCGACGCCGCCCGGGAACCCGGCACCACCTCAACTGGCACCACGGCGCCAGGCACGGCAGGTCCCGCCACCACCGCCCCCGAGGACGAGGACGCGTCATGA
- the xseA gene encoding exodeoxyribonuclease VII large subunit — MHDDQAAPQPAARRPLPRKALETTPTQPWPVRHLSARIGEYIHRMPGVWVEGQVVQLNRRPGSSLAFVTLRDNDADVSLPVNLHVRVLDAASTTIGEGDHVVVHVTPRFWAKRGSLQMEADEIRAVGLGDLLARIEHLKRVLTAEGLFDASRKRPLPFLPGVVGLVCGRESKAEHDVVVNARARWPQVRFEIREVAVQGLRAVPEVGAAIAELDARPDVDVIVVARGGGSVEDLLPFSNEALVRAVAACRTPVVSAIGHETDAPLLDLVADHRASTPTDAAKAIVPDVGEERARVQQARHRLRGALTSMLHRESDRLAATRSRPCLARPQAMLEGRRADVQRWRDGAGRALDDALRTADTDVERLAVQVRALSPAATLARGYAVVQRGADGAVVRSPDDVGAGDALRVRVAQGELAAQVTGAQVAGAQVAGAQVTGAQVAGAAPKPARAPARGAKKPTPRP; from the coding sequence ATGCACGACGACCAGGCCGCGCCGCAGCCCGCGGCCCGGCGCCCGCTGCCGCGCAAGGCCCTGGAGACGACGCCGACGCAGCCCTGGCCGGTGCGCCACCTGTCGGCCCGGATCGGGGAGTACATCCACCGGATGCCCGGCGTCTGGGTCGAGGGCCAGGTGGTCCAGCTCAACCGCCGGCCCGGGTCCTCGCTCGCCTTCGTCACCCTGCGGGACAACGACGCCGACGTGTCGCTGCCCGTCAACCTGCACGTGCGTGTGCTCGACGCGGCGTCCACCACCATCGGCGAGGGCGACCACGTCGTCGTCCACGTCACGCCGCGGTTCTGGGCCAAGCGGGGCAGCCTGCAGATGGAGGCCGACGAGATCCGCGCCGTCGGGCTCGGGGACCTGCTCGCGCGGATCGAGCACCTCAAGCGGGTGCTCACCGCCGAGGGCCTCTTCGACGCGTCGCGCAAGCGACCGCTGCCGTTCCTGCCCGGCGTCGTCGGGCTCGTCTGCGGACGGGAGTCCAAGGCGGAGCACGACGTCGTCGTCAACGCCCGGGCCCGGTGGCCCCAGGTGCGCTTCGAGATCCGCGAGGTCGCGGTCCAGGGGCTGCGCGCGGTCCCCGAGGTGGGCGCCGCCATCGCCGAGCTCGACGCCCGCCCCGACGTCGACGTCATCGTCGTCGCGCGCGGCGGCGGCTCGGTCGAGGACCTGCTCCCCTTCAGCAACGAGGCGCTCGTGCGCGCGGTGGCGGCGTGCCGCACCCCCGTGGTCAGCGCGATCGGCCACGAGACCGACGCGCCCCTGCTCGACCTCGTCGCGGACCACCGCGCGTCGACCCCGACGGACGCGGCCAAGGCGATCGTGCCCGACGTCGGCGAGGAGCGGGCCCGGGTGCAGCAGGCGCGCCACCGGCTGCGGGGCGCCCTCACGTCGATGCTGCACCGCGAGAGCGACCGCCTGGCCGCGACGCGCTCGCGCCCGTGCCTGGCCCGTCCGCAGGCCATGCTCGAGGGCCGGCGCGCCGACGTGCAGCGCTGGCGGGACGGCGCCGGGCGCGCGCTCGACGACGCCCTGCGGACGGCCGACACCGACGTGGAACGGCTCGCGGTCCAGGTCCGGGCCCTGTCGCCGGCGGCGACGCTCGCGCGCGGGTACGCGGTCGTGCAGCGGGGCGCCGACGGCGCGGTCGTGCGCTCGCCCGACGACGTCGGCGCGGGCGACGCCCTGCGGGTGCGCGTCGCGCAGGGCGAGCTCGCGGCACAGGTGACCGGCGCGCAGGTGGCTGGCGCGCAGGTGGCCGGCGCGCAGGTGACCGGCGCGCAGGTGGCCGGCGCCGCGCCGAAGCCGGCGCGTGCGCCCGCCCGCGGCGCGAAGAAGCCCACGCCGCGGCCGTGA
- a CDS encoding carbohydrate kinase, producing the protein MTQPTTTPDTVVDPAVEDPGAAPDAGLATPPAGLIDDEVTEGAFTPDPADIVALASEPAERRALVIGEALIDVVRTPDGSVSAHPGGSPANVALGLARLGRGVDLLTWIGADAHGALVRSHLEASGVAIAPGSESAPRTSVATATLDDHGAATYEFDLSWHVPDVWASPPAVPLVVHTGSIAAVLTPGGPDVLRVLEAHRESATLTYDPNLRPSLMPAADETRPVVEEVVALADVVKVSDEDLAWLEPGTHPLEVARRWAASGPAVVVVTRGADGATAITRNYEIDVAAPPVTVADTVGAGDSFMGGLVDGLWSASLLGAAQRSALRSVDEVTLRSVLSRCAEIAAITVSRPGANPPTAAELEVR; encoded by the coding sequence ATGACCCAGCCCACGACCACGCCGGACACCGTCGTCGACCCCGCGGTCGAGGACCCGGGCGCCGCGCCCGACGCCGGGCTCGCGACGCCCCCGGCCGGCCTGATCGACGACGAGGTGACGGAGGGCGCGTTCACGCCGGACCCCGCGGACATCGTCGCGCTCGCCTCCGAGCCCGCCGAGCGGCGCGCCCTGGTCATCGGCGAGGCGCTGATCGACGTCGTGCGCACGCCGGACGGGAGCGTCAGCGCGCACCCCGGCGGCAGCCCCGCGAACGTCGCCCTCGGGCTCGCCCGGCTCGGCCGCGGCGTCGACCTGCTCACCTGGATCGGCGCCGACGCCCACGGGGCCCTGGTGCGCTCGCACCTCGAGGCGTCGGGCGTCGCGATCGCGCCCGGCAGCGAGAGCGCCCCCCGCACGTCGGTCGCGACGGCCACACTCGACGACCACGGCGCGGCGACCTACGAGTTCGACCTCTCCTGGCACGTGCCGGACGTGTGGGCGTCACCGCCCGCCGTCCCGCTGGTCGTCCACACCGGCTCGATCGCGGCCGTGCTGACGCCGGGCGGCCCCGACGTCCTGCGGGTCCTCGAGGCGCACCGCGAGTCCGCGACCCTGACCTACGACCCCAACCTGCGCCCCTCGCTCATGCCCGCGGCGGACGAGACGCGCCCGGTCGTCGAGGAGGTCGTCGCGCTCGCGGACGTGGTCAAGGTGAGCGACGAGGACCTGGCCTGGCTGGAGCCCGGCACCCACCCGCTCGAGGTCGCGCGCCGCTGGGCGGCCTCGGGGCCGGCGGTCGTCGTCGTCACGCGCGGGGCCGACGGCGCCACCGCGATCACGCGGAACTACGAGATCGACGTCGCCGCGCCGCCCGTCACGGTCGCGGACACCGTCGGTGCGGGCGACTCGTTCATGGGCGGGCTCGTCGACGGACTCTGGTCCGCCTCGCTGCTCGGCGCGGCACAGCGGTCCGCGCTGCGGTCCGTCGACGAGGTGACGCTGCGCTCGGTCCTCAGCCGGTGCGCCGAGATCGCGGCGATCACCGTGAGCCGGCCGGGCGCCAACCCGCCCACGGCCGCCGAGCTCGAGGTGCGCTGA